One part of the Lycium ferocissimum isolate CSIRO_LF1 chromosome 8, AGI_CSIRO_Lferr_CH_V1, whole genome shotgun sequence genome encodes these proteins:
- the LOC132066271 gene encoding ankyrin repeat-containing protein ITN1, with protein sequence LVLFVLVLGDRDIEKGLITPTPSQNPLAEPSPTPSPSSATAPALVLSNSGKRIDQAGKKKYVKQVTGRHNDTELHLAAQKGDLAAVKQILNDIDTQMVGTLSGDDFNQEVAEIRASVVNEVNELGETAVFTAAEKGYLEVLKELLKYCNKETLTKKNRSGFDPLHIAASQGHHGIVQLLLEHDTGLSKTFGPSNATPLITAASKGHISVVNELLSKDCSLLEISRSNGKNALHLAARQGHAEIVKALLDRDPQLARRTDKKGQTALHMAVKGISCEAVILLLQADAAIVMLPDKFGNTALHIATRKKRAEIVRELLCLPDSNVNALNRDHKTALDIAEDLPLSEESAEIKECLYKYGAVRANELNQPRDELRKTVSQIKKDIHTQLEQTKRTNKNVHGIAKELRKLHREGINNATNSVTVVAVLFATVAFAAIFTVPGGDDDNGVAVVVTSASFKIFFIFNALALFTSLAVVVVQITLVRGETKAERRVVEVINKLMWLASVCTSVAFMASSYIVVGRKYRWAAVLVTAVGGIIMAGVLGTMTYYVVRSRKKRSIRKKEKHARSGSNSWYHHSEFSNSDIDRIYAI encoded by the exons CTAGTTCTGTTTGTGCTTGTACTAGGTGATAGAGACATCGAGAAAGGATTGATTACTCCAACGCCAAGCCAGAACCCTCTAGCTGAGCCATCACCAACCCCGTCTCCATCTTCAGCAACAGCACCAGCTCTAGTGCTTTCCAATTCTGGCAAGAGAATCGACCAAGCAGGGAAAAAGAAATACGTAAAACAGGTGACGGGAAGGCACAATGACACTGAGCTTCATTTAGCAGCTCAGAAAGGTGATCTAGCAGCTGTGAAGCAGATACTTAATGATATTGATACACAAATGGTGGGGACGCTGAGTGGCGATGACTTTAATCAAGAGGTTGCGGAGATCAGAGCATCGGTAGTAAATGAAGTGAATGAATTGGGAGAGACGGCGGTCTTTACAGCAGCAGAAAAGGGATATCTTGAGGTGTTGAAAGAATTATTGAAGTACTGCAACAAGGAAACTCTTACTAAGAAGAATCGGTCCGGATTTGATCCTTTGCATATAGCTGCAAGTCAAGGACACCATG GAATCGTCCAATTGCTGTTAGAGCATGATACCGGACTAAGTAAAACATTTGGCCCTTCAAATGCAACCCCTCTTATAACTGCTGCCTCAAAAGGACATATTTCAGTAGTCAATGAACTGCTGTCAAAGGATTGCAGCTTACTGGAAATTTCTAGGTCCAATGGTAAAAACGCATTGCATTTAGCTGCCAGACAAGGGCACGCGGAAATTGTCAAGGCCTTGCTTGATAGAGATCCACAATTGGCAAGGAGGACAGACAAGAAAGGACAAACTGCATTGCATATGGCTGTAAAGGGGATTagctgtgaggctgtgatattgCTTCTTCAGGCTGATGCTGCTATAGTTATGCTGCCAGACAAGTTTGGCAACACAGCATTACACATAGCCACGCGGAAAAAGCGTGCTGAG ATAGTTAGAGAGTTGCTATGCCTGCCTGATAGTAATGTGAATGCACTCAACAGAGATCACAAAACAGCTCTTGACATAGCTGAAGATCTTCCGCTCTCTGAGGAATCCGCGGAAATAAAGGAGTGTTTATACAAATACGGAGCTGTTAGAGCTAATGAATTGAATCAACCAAGGGATGAGTTGAGGAAAACTGTAagtcaaatcaagaaagatatTCACACACAGCTCGAACAAACTAAGaggacaaataaaaatgtcCACGGAATTGCTAAAGAGCTTAGAAAGCTCCACCGAGAAGGGATCAATAATGCAACGAATTCCGTGACTGTCGTTGCTGTTCTCTTTGCCACAGTTGCCTTTGCTGCTATTTTTACTGTCCCTGGAGGTGATGATGATAACGGAGTGGCTGTGGTTGTGACCAGCGCTTCTTTCAAGATCTTTTTCATCTTCAACGCCCTTGCACTTTTTACGTCTCTTGCTGTTGTCGTAGTTCAGATTACGTTGGTTAGAGGAGAAACAAAGGCAGAAAGAAGAGTGGTCGAGGTAATTAACAAACTCATGTGGTTGGCTTCCGTTTGCACTTCAGTGGCATTTATGGCATCTTCGTATATAGTGGTCGGTCGCAAGTACAGGTGGGCTGCAGTATTGGTAACGGCGGTAGGGGGGATCATAATGGCCGGGGTTCTTGGAACCATGACTTACTATGTGGTAAGATCAAGGAAGAAAAGATCCATAAGGAAGAAGGAAAAACATGCAAGAAGTGGTTCCAACTCATGGTACCACCACTCCGAGTTCTCTAATTCTGATATCGACAGGATTTACGCCATTTGA
- the LOC132066854 gene encoding probable membrane-associated kinase regulator 4 gives MENAEIRCSCDTVEEDYIDMEVSPNSNLFSQFKNSPSQAREFEFQMFPNSIDKDTTTSPADELFHNGKLLPLHLPFGTTQMVEKLLQNPNKPVYGTRKNDVFDESFSTPLFTTTTNTPTSNTPFESCNISPVESCQVSRELNPEEYMFEYSAEETNVFPADDEHAKKSWTRKLKQIKTSSFGSKIKTSRAYLKSFFSKSGCSNEFASKNIDKGPFPIAKEARKEPFGQIQRCGAHSKGIKKENDRDQDMKGRHRRSFSGAIKRFSTAKSSSASFSTSTSGSSSASSSNNSNEFQEMHFFKRSSSAYSEIENSIQAAIAHCKNSQQQFNSRETISDIGVCSLSASKVINEEQERPGLCRG, from the coding sequence ATGGAAAATGCAGAAATTCGTTGTTCGTGTGACACTGTAGAAGAAGATTACATAGACATGGAAGTTAGTCCAaattcaaacttattttctcaaTTCAAAAACTCTCCTTCTCAAGCTAGAGAATTTGAATTCCAAATGTTTCCTAATTCTATTGATAAAGATACAACAACATCACCAGCTGATGAACTATTCCATAATGGTAAACTCCTCCCACTCCACCTCCCTTTTGGTACAACACAAATGGTAGAGAAATTACTTCAAAATCCTAATAAACCTGTTTATGGAACCCGAAAAAACGATGTTTTTGATGAGTCTTTTAGTACCCCTTTATTCACAACCACTACTAATACTCCTACGAGTAACACTCCGTTTGAATCCTGCAATATCTCTCCCGTTGAGTCCTGTCAAGTTAGCAGGGAACTCAATCCGGAAGAATACATGTTCGAATATTCAGCAGAAGAAACTAACGTATTTCCAGCAGACGACGAACATGCAAAAAAGTCATGGACGAGAAAACTCAAGCAAATAAAGACTTCCTCTTTTGGTTCGAAAATTAAGACTTCCCGggcttatcttaagtctttcTTTTCTAAATCTGGTTGCTCGAACGAGTTTGCTTCAAAAAACATCGACAAAGGGCCTTTTCCAATAGCTAAAGAAGCTAGGAAAGAGCCATTTGGGCAAATTCAGAGATGTGGTGCACATTCGAAAGggatcaaaaaagaaaatgatcGCGATCAAGATATGAAAGGTCGACATAGAAGGTCATTCTCAGGAGCTATTAAGAGATTTTCAACAGCTAAATCATCTTCGGCTTCATTTTCAACGTCTACTTCTGGCTCTTCATCAGCTTCAAGCTCGAATAATTCGAATGAATTTCAAGAGATGCACTTCTTCAAGAGAAGCAGCAGTGCATATTCAGAGATAGAGAACTCAATTCAAGCAGCAATTGCTCATTGCAAAAATTCCCAGCAGCAGTTCAATTCAAGAGAGACAATAAGTGATATTGGAGTTTGTTCATTGTCAGCTTCTAAAGTGATCaatgaagaacaagaaagacCTGGACTCTGCAGGGGataa
- the LOC132066270 gene encoding uncharacterized protein LOC132066270 — protein MASFSSTLKLLQQLMKSVNTLSKSLISNRKFSSSPSNSSLISPSFKTILKDQVIHNKPLSLYVLRDHTRSIEKEFLITYSVMGLPSSDLQQFLSDLQLLEENTVQLLWAGKELTRGKKLCDFIGRNEKTKVHNFFLHLTRIYQYTKGSFGMKDKHK, from the exons ATGGCGAGTTTCTCTTCGACTCTGAAACTACTTCAACAATTGATGAAATCGGTAAACACATTATCGAAATCGCTAATCTCCAATCGAAAATTCAGTTCCTCGCCGTCAAATTCCAGCCTCATTTCTCCAAGCTTCAAAACGATCCTAAAG GACCAGGTTATACATAACAAGCCTCTGTCACTTTATGTACTAAGAGATCACACAAGAAGCATTGAGAAGGAATTCTTGATAACATATTCAGTAATGGGATTACCAAGTTCCGATTTACAGCAGTTCTTGTCAG ACTTGCAGCTCCTTGAAGAAAATACAGTGCAACTTCTATGGGCAGGAAAAGAGCTCACCAGAGGGAAAAAGTTGTGTGACTTTATAGGAAGAAATGAGAAGACAAAGgtacataatttttttctccACCTCACAAGGATATATCAGTacactaaggggtcgtttggtatgaaggataaacataaatag